Proteins co-encoded in one Nothobranchius furzeri strain GRZ-AD chromosome 4, NfurGRZ-RIMD1, whole genome shotgun sequence genomic window:
- the tjp1b gene encoding tight junction protein ZO-1 isoform X6 codes for MVNYQKYITVMQLALGVTAVNKEHCLPPRKRMWHHPSPTTGSHAAASSASTVQGKPSLRRIKGRIHRSKSLDSIDLLDSNSAAMEETVIWEQHTVTLHRAPGFGFGIAISGGRDNPHFQSGETSIVISDVLKGGPAEGLLQENDRVVMVNAVSMDNVEHAYAVQQLRKSGKIAKITIRRKRKVHVPMGRLGERETMSEHDEEEDSYDEEIYETRSGRSGAYSGVGGAMGRRSGRSGGRRDRERERSGSRERSLSPRSDRRSHNLPPRPAKVTLVKSRKNEAEYGLRLASHIFVKDISPESLAARDGNIQEGDVVLKINGTVTENLSLIDAKKLIERSKGKLKMVVQRDDRATLLNIPDLDDSIPSANASDRDDISDIHSLASDHSNRSRDRHRSSRSRSPDRRSEPSDHSRHSPQQISNGSHRSRDDERLSKPASTPSKLAEEVPLPKLKESAVARDEKQLPPLPEPKPVYAQPGQPDVDLPVSPSDAPVPSVAHDDSILRPSMKLVKFKKGESVGLRLAGGNDVGIFVAGVLEESPAAKEGLEEGDQILRVNNVDFANIIREEAVLFLLDLPKGEEVTILAQKKKDVYRRIVESDVGDSFYIRTHFEYEKESPYGLSFNKGEVFRVVDTLYNGKLGSWLAIRIGKNHQEVERGIIPNKNRAEQLSSVQYTLPKTAGGDRADFWRFRGLRSSKRNLRKSREDLSSQPVQTKFPAYERVVLREAGFLRPVVIFGPIADVAREKLSREEPDLFELAKSEPRDAGTDQRSSGIIRLHTIKQIIDRDKHAVLDITPNAVDRLNYAQWYPIVVFLNPDNKQGVKNMRTRLCPESRKSARKLFERAIKLRKNNHHLFTTTINLNNMNDGWYGALKETIQQQQNQLVWVSEGKADGTTEDDLDIHDDRLSYLSAPGSEYSMYSTDSRHTSDYEDTDTEGGAYTDQELDETLNDEVGLPTEPAITRSSEPVREDPPVIQDTPGYPGYQHPVQPDPASRIDPAGFKMAAPQQQGEAALAMPSLPPAAAAATSAAEQPLQHEGVHLEEPPVAAAAPQADSLNSPSPAPELIQPLPPPPPHEPHPSGPPGPEPKMYKKDLYNMEDPVRINHGLKQSLSYSHQPPYQDKQPYREYDHPPYGYDGGGYTEPKPHNPESHLHYDNRVPHYNEQWPPYDQQTSSSQPAGYQPGHQQPVGYNPRSPYEDGPGRDYSPPQPRYDEAPPPGFDGRMRHSKPGPIRYDEPPPPLPAGYDARSPYEAESRSFSINSPRSPEPPKHYYGDSGLRPTYMSGPPNRGYKPGMLEPMVNSEPSVPPPKPETLPSPGEPAMTQNSKPPPPPPREELDEDPAMKPQSVLNRVKMFENKRSVSMDRAKEGESSVLRPADVPKPVSAPAPVLKANSLSNLEQERSAYRAPEPQKPHTKPLEDVVRSNHYDPDEDEEYYRKQLSYFDRRSFDSKAMGQPGPGINRFHDLPKPSQLSYPYNRVESVEKVSPVEKRYEPLPQVSPSSQYGPQAPPIPPNTLPKLSPSDANSIPEPLSSPNPKPDLSALRPSSRDEPTPGGYLPPRGLPDKVPVNGTDAAPPKTLGAPPPTSYNRYVPKPYTSAARPFERKFESPKFNHNLLPNDTQVKTDLLCKPGVGGNSSRKPQLSPQPLDHDSGLDTFTRTMDNRPKYQHNNINAIPKAIPVSPSALEDDDEDEGHTVVATARGIFNSNGGVLSSIETGVSIIIPQGAIPESVEQEIYFKVCRDNSILPPLDKEKGETLLSPLVMCGPHGLKFLKPVELRLPHCASMTPDGWSFALKSSDSSSGDPKTWQNKSLPGDPNYLVGANCVSVLIDHF; via the exons AGTGCAGCAATGGAGGAGACAGTCATTTGGGAACAGCACACAGTAACACTACACAGG GCACCAGGGTTTGGCTTTGGGATAGCCATATCAGGAGGTCGGGATAACCCTCATTTTCAGAGTGGCGAGACCTCCATTGTCATCTCAGATGTGCTGAAAGGAGGCCCAGCAGAAGGCCTACTGCA GGAGAATGACAGAGTGGTCATGGTCAATGCTGTCTCCATGGACAATGTGGAGCACGCAtatgctgttcagcagcttcgcaAAAGCGGGAAAATTGCCAAAATT ACAATCAGACGGAAAAGGAAGGTGCACGTCCCCATGGGCCGGTTGGGAGAGAGAGAAACTATGTCAGAGCATGACGAAGAGGAGGACAGCTACGATGAAGAGATATACGAGACGCGGAGTGGACGCAGTGGTGCTTACAGCGGTGTGGGCGGGGCCATGGGCAGACGCAGTGGTCGGAGCGGCGGGCGAAGGGACAGGGAACGTGAGCGCAGTGGCTCAAGAGAGAGAAGTCTCTCCCCTCGCTCAGACCGCCGCTCGCACAATCTCCCCCCACGTCCTGCCAAGGTTACGCTGGTTAAATCCCGCAAAAATGAAG CAGAATATGGCCTCCGCCTGGCCAGCCACATCTTTGTCAAGGACATCTCCCCTGAGAGCCTGGCAGCCAGAGATGGCAACATCCAGGAAGGGGATGTTGTTCTGAAG ATTAATGGCACAGTGACCGAGAACCTCTCTTTGATAGACGCTAAGAAACTAATAGAAAGGTCGAAGGGCAAACTAAAAATGGTTGTCCAGAGAGACGACAGGGCGACCTTGCTGAACATCCCTGACCTCGATGACAGCATTCCTTCAGCCAACGCCTCTGATAGAGATG acATTTCAGATATCCATTCTCTGGCATCCGACCATTCCAATCGATCGCGTGACAGACATCGTAGCAGCCGCTCCCGGTCTCCAGACAGACGATCGGAACCCTCAGACCACTCCAGACATTCGCCCCAACAAATCAGCAATGGCAG TCACAGGAGTCGTGATGATGAACGGCTCTCCAAGCCAGCTTCAACACCATCCAAGCTAGCAGAGGAGGTTCCTCTGCCAAAGCTGAAGGAGTCAGCTGTGGCGAGAGATGAGAAACAGCTCCCGCCTCTTCCAG agccCAAGCCTGTGTATGCtcagcctggccagccagacgtTGACTTGCCAGTCAGTCCTTCAGATGCCCCTGTGCCAAGCGTTGCCCATGACGACAGTATCCTACG GCCGAGCATGAAGCTGGTGAAATTTAAGAAAGGGGAGAGTGTGGGTCTGCGGCTGGCTGGGGGCAACGACGTGGGCATCTTCGTCGCTGGAGTTCTGGAGGAAAGCCCGGCTGCTAAGGAGGGCCTGGAGGAGGGCGACCAAATTCTCAGG GTAAATAATGTAGATTTTGCTAACATCATCCGAGAGGAGGCGGTGCTATTCCTCCTGGATCTTCCTAAAGGCGAAGAGGTCACCATTCTGGCTCAGAAGAAAAAAGATG TGTATCGGCGGATTGTGGAGTCTGATGTCGGAGACTCCTTCTATATCCGAACACACTTTGAGTACGAGAAGGAATCTCCTTATGGGTTAAGCTTTAACAAGGGCGAGGTTTTCCGTGTTGTGGACACGCTCTACAACGGCAAGTTGGGCTCTTGGCTGGCTATACGAATCGGGAAGAACCATCAGGAGGTGGAGAGGGGCATCATCCCCAACAAAAACAG AGCGGAGCAGCTTTCCAGCGTTCAGTACACTCTCCCGAAAACAGCTGGGGGTGACCGGGCGGACTTCTGGAGGTTCAGAGGGCTTCGAAGTTCAAAGAGGAACTTGAGGAAAAGCAGAGAGGACCTTTCCTCTCAGCCAGTCCAAACAAAGTTCCCAGCTTATGAGAGGGTTGTACTAAGGGAAG CTGGTTTCCTCAGGCCGGTTGTGATATTTGGACCCATTGCTGATGTCGCTCGAGAAAAATTATCCAGAGAAGAGCCAGATCTCTTTGAACTAGCAA AGAGTGAACCCAGAGATGCAGGAACAGATCAGCGCAGTTCAGGAATCATTCGTCTTCACACCATCAAACAGATCATCGACAGA GACAAACATGCAGTGCTGGACATCACCCCTAACGCTGTGGACAGGCTGAACTATGCTCAGTGGTACCCCATCGTAGTCTTCCTAAATCCCGACAATAAACAGGGCGTGAAGAACATGAGGACCAGACTTTGTCCAGAGTCCAGGAAGAGCGCCAGGAAGCTTTTTGAGCGAGCCATTAAACTGAGGAAAAATAATCACCACCTGTTTACCA CAACCATCAACTTGAACAACATGAATGATGGATGGTACGGAGCTCTGAAAGAAACcatccagcagcagcagaatcagttGGTATGGGTGTCGGAGGGGAAG gcGGACGGCACTACAGAGGATGATTTGGACATCCACGACGACCGTCTGTCCTACCTTTCGGCGCCAGGTAGTGAATACTCCATGTATAGCACAGACAGCCGCCACACTTCTGATTATGAAGACACAGACACAGAGGGAGGAGCTTACACAGACCAAGAATTAGATGAAACTTTGAATGATGAGGTGGGTCTGCCCACTGAGCCCGCCATCACCCGCTCTTCAGAGCCTGTGCGAGAAGACCCCCCTGTGATACAAGACACTCCAGGGTACCCCGGATACCAGCACCCTGTGCAACCCGACCCGGCTAGTCGAATAGACCCAGCTGGGTTTAAGATGGCCGCTCCGCAGCAG CAAGGTGAGGCTGCTCTGGCCATGCCCTCGTTGCCTCCGGCGGCGGCGGCAGCTACCTCGGCTGCTGAGCAGCCGCTGCAGCATGAGGGTGTACACCTAGAGGAGCCGCCTGTTGCAGCCGCAGCTCCTCAGGCTGACTCACTTAACAGCCCCAGCCCTGCCCCTGAGCTTATTCAGCCCCTACCACCTCCTCCACCACATGAACCCCACCCGTCTGGACCTCCTGGTCCAGAACCAAAG ATGTACAAGAAAGATCTGTACAATATGGAGGACCCAGTGCGAATCAACCATGGTCTGAAGCAGTCTCTGAGCTACAGTCACCAGCCTCCGTACCAGGACAAACAGCCATACCGCGAGTACGACCACCCGCCTTACGGATACGACGGAGGTGGCTATACAGAACCAAAGCCTCACAACCCTGAGTCCCACCTGCACTACGACAACCGTGTGCCTCATTACAACGAACAGTGGCCCCCATACGACCAGCAGACCTCGTCCTCCCAACCCGCCGGGTATCAGCCAGGCCACCAGCAACCAGTGGGCTACAACCCTCGGTCCCCCTATGAGGATGGACCAGGGAGAGACTACAGCCCTCCTCAGCCACGCTATGATGAGGCCCCACCACCGGGGTTTGATGGTCGAATGCGCCACAGTAAACCTGGACCCATCCGTTACGATGAGCCCCCTCCTCCACTTCCAGCAGGCTACGACGCCCGTTCTCCTTACGAAGCAGAATCCCGCAGCTTTTCTATAAATTCACCCCGCTCACCAGAGCCTCCAAAGCACTATTATGGTGACTCTGGTCTGAGGCCCACCTACATGTCCGGGCCTCCAAACCGTGGTTATAAGCCAGGGATGCTTGAGCCTATGGTGAACTCTGAACCCAGTGTTCCCCCTCCTAAACCAGAGACATTGCCCTCTCCTGGTGAGCCTGCAATGACTCAAAACTCCaaaccccctcctcctcctccacgggAAGAACTGGATGAGGACCCAGCCATGAAACCGCAGTCGGTGCTCAACAGAGTCAAGATGTTTGAGAATAAACGCTCCGTTTCTATGGACAGAGCGAAAGAGGGGGAGTCATCAGTCCTCAGA cctgcAGACGTTCCTAAACCTGTGAGTGCTCCTGCCCCCGTCCTGAAAGCTAACTCCCTCAGCAACCTGGAGCAGGAGAGGTCCGCCTACAG GGCTCCTGAGCCACAAAAGCCTCACACCAAGCCTCTAGAAGATGTTGTACGTTCCAACCACTATGACCCAGATGAGGATGAGGAGTACTACAGGAAGCAGCTGTCATATTTTGATCGCCGCAGCTTTGACAGCAAGGCCATGGGCCAACCTGGTCCTGGCATCAACCGCTTTCATGATCTTCCCAAACCATCCCAGCTGTCCTACCCATACAACAG ggtCGAGTCTGTGGAGAAGGTGAGCCCGGTGGAGAAAAGATACGAACCTTTACCCCAAGTCAGTCCTTCGTCTCAGTATGGGCCTCAAGCTCCGCCCATCCCACCCAACACTCTACCCAAGCTCAGCCCCAGTGATG CTAATTCCATCCCTGAGCCTCTAAGCTCACCCAACCCTAAACCGGATCTGTCAGCactcaggccctccagcagggacgAACCCACACCAGGTGGTTACCTGCCACCCAGGGGCCTCCCTGATAAAGTCCCAGTTAATGGCACCGATGCAGCACCCCCAAAGACTCTGGGGGCGCCCCCTCCAACCAGCTATAACCGCTACGTCCCCAAGCCTTACACCAGTGCAGCTCGGCCCTTTGAGCGCAAGTTTGAGAGCCCGAAGTTCAATCACAACCTGCTGCCCAACGACACACAGGTGAAGACGGACCTCCTCTGTAAGCCTGGGGTGgggggcaacagcagcaggaaacctcAGCTGTCCCCGCAGCCCCTCGACCACGACAGCGGTCTGGACACCTTCACGCGCACGATGGACAATAGGCCCAAGTACcagcacaataacatcaatgccatTCCCAAAGCCATCCCTGTGAG CCCCAGTGCTCTGGAGGATGATGACGAGGATGAAGGGCACACCGTGGTGGCCACCGCCCGCGGCATCTTCAACTCTAACGGCGGGGTTCTGAGCTCCATTGAGACAGGCGTCAGCATCATCATTCCCCAGGGCGCCATCCCAGAGAGCGTGGAGCAGGAGATTTACTTCAAGGTGTGCCGGGACAACAGTATCCTGCCCCCCCTCGACAAGGAGAAAG GAGAAACGCTGCTAAGTCCGCTGGTGATGTGTGGCCCTCATGGACTCAAGTTCCTGAAGCCGGTGGAGCTCCGTTTACCTCACTGTGCGTCTATGACCCCTGATGGTTGGTCTTTTGCTCTAAAATCCTCCGACTCCTCGTCGG